A DNA window from Ranitomeya imitator isolate aRanImi1 chromosome 2, aRanImi1.pri, whole genome shotgun sequence contains the following coding sequences:
- the LOC138666340 gene encoding oocyte zinc finger protein XlCOF22-like, which produces MRSLRCPSNLLRRQRGCSRIHGQLLRVDFLKVVAVTAAAPTAEGHLGSEGCTTVVTDKAKWHIVKHQRTLTEQKPFSCSECGNSFNRKVLLVRHQSREKPFSCSEGGKCFNRKSDLVNHQRTHMGRIVFPIQNVGNVFNGKQILIIIKELTHRNCGKCFKWKIDRDRHQRTLTGEKPFSCSKCGNCFNRKAVLVRHQSSHTEEKPFSVT; this is translated from the exons atgcgcagtttgcgctgcccttcgaacttactgcGCAGGCAACGGGGCTGCAGCAGAATACATGGGCAACTGCTGCGTGTTGACTTCCTCAAAGTAGTTGCTGTTACGGCTGCTGCTCCAACCGCGGAAGGTCATCTGGGAAGTGAGGGATGCACCACGGTGGTCACTGACAAGGCG aaatggcatattgttaagcaccagagaactctcaCAGagcagaagcctttttcctgttcagaatgtgggaattctTTTAACAGGAAagtgcttcttgttagacatcagagca gggagaagcctttttcatgttcagaaggtgggaaatgttttaaccggaaatcagatttggttaatcatcaGAGAACTCACATGGGGAGAATCGTTTTTCctattcagaatgtgggaaatgtttttaatGGAAAACAAATCTTGATaatcatcaaagaactcacacatagaa attgtgggaaatgttttaaatggaaaatagatCGTGATCGCCATCAGAGAACtctcacaggggagaagcctttttcctgttcaaaatgtgggaattgTTTTAACAGGAAAGcggttcttgttagacatcagagcagtcacacagaggagaagcctttttcagttacttaa